Proteins encoded in a region of the Polyodon spathula isolate WHYD16114869_AA chromosome 9, ASM1765450v1, whole genome shotgun sequence genome:
- the LOC121320864 gene encoding POU domain, class 2, transcription factor 1-like isoform X8 produces the protein MSNPSETNKPTMESGDGSTDIYTTGYGPLQHLICWDVLAAGSKLASAQTNGLDFQRQSVQTSAITNAHAQALLHQVQLAGASLQAASQTVNFQSKTEESADSQVSSQPSTQHSVQGALPQTPLMLAGGQITGLTLTPAQQQLLLQQAQAQLLAAAVQHSASQQHNATGATISASAATPMTHIPLSQPIQITPDLQQLQQFQQQNLNLQQFVLVQPGHPIATQLQPAQFIISQTPQGQQSLLQAQNLLTQLPQQSQANLLQSQPSITLTAQPATPTRTIAATPIQPLPQNQTTPKRIDTPSLEEPSDLEELEQFAKTFKQRRIKLGFTQGDVGLAMGKLYGNDFSQTTISRFEALNLSFKNMCKLKPLLEKWLNDAENLTSDQALSSPSVLNSSGMGIEGLNRRRKKRTSIETNIRVALEKSFLEQNQKPTSEEITMIADQLNMEKEVIRVWFCNRRQKEKRINPPSSGSMSSTPIKAIFPNPATLVPSTASLVTSNTPTTLTVNSVLPITSTAVTNTGFTGMRDTDTSAILQQLYAYYHGTTGIGSATNTASVISSTPVASSAVTSPSLSPSPTSLSTSATESVSTHETSTTTQASTAVSSPLGTNQVMVTASGLSAALQGAATQLPANAGLAAMAAAAGLNPGLMSSQFAPGGALLSLNPGTFGSALNPALLSNSTLIQALASGGSLPITSLDASGNLLFANANAGGNLVTAPLFLNPQNLSLLTSNPVSLVSAAAASSGTSAQALNLQVTSAVAESNQNVVTSAGGAAAASTITTASKAQ, from the exons ATGAGTAATCCGTCAGAAACGAATAAACCTACGATGGAGAGTGGTGATGGGAGCACAG ATATATATACAACAGGATATGGTCCACTACAACATCTAATTTGCTGGGATGTCCTGGCTGCAGGCAGCAAACTTGCAA GTGCCCAGACAAATGGATTGGACTTTCAGAGACAGTCTGTGCAAACAAGTGCAATCACTAATGCACATGCACAGGCATTACTTCATCAG GTCCAGCTTGCAGGAGCAAGTTTACAGGCTGCTTCTCAGACAGTAAATTTCCag TCTAAAACAGAAGAATCTGCTGATTCTCAAGTCTCAAGTCAGCCTTCCACTCAGCACTCAGTACAGGGTGCTCTCCCACAGACTCCGCTCATGTTGGCAGGAGGACAGATCACTGGA CTAACCTTGACGCCCGCACAGCAGCAGTTGCTACTCCAACAAGCACAGGCTCAGCTGCTGGCAGCAGCAGTCCAACACTCTGCCAGTCAGCAACATAATGCCACCGGGGCAACCATCTCTGCATCTGCAGCTACTCCAATGACACACATACCCCTTTCACAGCCTATCCAAATAACACCA GACCTGCAGCAGCTTCAGCAGTTTCAGCAGCAAAACTTGAATCTGCAGCAGTTTGTGTTGGTGCAGCCGGGACACCCAATTGCAACCCAGTTGCAACCGGCTCAGTTCATTATATCACAGACGCCGCAGGGGCAGCAGA gtCTCCTGCAAGCTCAAAATCTTTTAACACAACTACCTCAACAAAGCCAAGCTAACCTCCTGCAGTCACAACCAAGCATCACCCTCACTGCACAG CCAGCTACGCCGACGCGCACAATAGCGGCGACACCCATTCAGCCACTTCCACAGAACCAGACGACACCAAAGCGCATAGACACTCCCAGTTTAGAGGAGCCCAGTGATCTGGAGGAGTTGGAGCAATTTGCTAAAACTTTCAAACAGAGGAGAATCAAACTGGGATTCACTCAG GGCGATGTTGGACTTGCTATGGGGAAACTGTATGGAAATGATTTTAGTCAAACAACAATCTCTCGCTTTGAAGCCTTGAATCTcagctttaaaaacatgtgcaagcTTAAACCCTTGCTTGAAAAGTGGCTAAATGATGcag AGAATTTGACATCTGACCAAGCTTTGTCCAGCCCAAGTGTCCTGAACTCCTCAGGAATGGGAATAGAGGGGCTGAATCGCAGGAGGAAGAAACGCACCAGCATTGAGACCAACATACGAGTGGCCTTAGAAAAGAGTTTTCTGGAG caGAACCAAAAGCCTACCTCTGAGGAGATCACAATGATAGCTGACCAGCTGAACATGGAGAAGGAGGTTATTCGTGTCTGGTTCTGTAATCGACGGCAAAAAGAGAAAAGAATCAATCCGCCTAGCAGTGGCAGCATGAGCAGCACTCCTATTAAAGCAATCTTCCCAAATCCTGCTACACTA GTGCCCAGCACTGCTAGCCTTGTGACCAGTAATACACCGACTACACTGACTGTAAACTCAGTTCTGCCTATAACAAGCACTGCTGTAACTAATACTGGCTTCACAGGTATGAGGGACACAGATACTTCTGCAATATTGCAACAACTTTATGCTTATTATCACG GCACAACAGGAATTGGGTCTGCCACTAACACAGCATCCGTGATCTCATCCACACCGGTCGCTTCCTCGGCTGTGACCTCACCTTCACTCAGCCCTTCCCCTACTTCATTATCTACGTCAGCCACAGAATCGGTCAGCACACATGAGACCAGTACCACCACACAAGCATCCACTGCCGTGTCTTCTCCATTGGGTACCAACCAGGTCATGGTGACAGCGTCTGGACTGTCAGCAGCCTTGCAAGGAGCAGCCACGCAGCTGCCTGCTAATGCAGGATTGGCAGctatggcagcagcagcaggacttAATCCTGGTCTGATGTCCTCTCAATTTGCACCAGG TGGTGCCTTATTAAGCCTCAATCCAGGAACATTTGGCAGTGCTTTAAACCCAGCATTGTTGAGCAACAGTACCCTTATTCAAG CTCTTGCATCTGGCGGGTCCCTTCCAATAACCTCTCTGGATGCCAGTGGAAATCTCTTGTTTGCCAATGCAAATGCAGGAGGTAACCTTGTGACTGCCCCATTGTTCCTTAACCCGCAAAACCTTTCTTTGCTCACCAGCAACCCAGTCAGCCTGGTTTCTGCGGCTGCTGCCTCTTCAGGCACTTCTGCACAGGCCCTGAACCTCCAGGTCACCTCAGCTGTAGCCGAATCAAACCAGAACGTTGTCACTTCTGCAGGCGGGGCGGCTGCTGCATCAACCATCACTACCGCCTCCAAGGCCCAATAA
- the LOC121320864 gene encoding POU domain, class 2, transcription factor 1-like isoform X3, whose amino-acid sequence MADGGAASQDESSGAESRMSNPSETNKPTMESGDGSTDIYTTGYGPLQHLICWDVLAAGSKLASAQTNGLDFQRQSVQTSAITNAHAQALLHQVQLAGASLQAASQTVNFQSKTEESADSQVSSQPSTQHSVQGALPQTPLMLAGGQITGLTLTPAQQQLLLQQAQAQLLAAAVQHSASQQHNATGATISASAATPMTHIPLSQPIQITPDLQQLQQFQQQNLNLQQFVLVQPGHPIATQLQPAQFIISQTPQGQQSLLQAQNLLTQLPQQSQANLLQSQPSITLTAQPATPTRTIAATPIQPLPQNQTTPKRIDTPSLEEPSDLEELEQFAKTFKQRRIKLGFTQGDVGLAMGKLYGNDFSQTTISRFEALNLSFKNMCKLKPLLEKWLNDAENLTSDQALSSPSVLNSSGMGIEGLNRRRKKRTSIETNIRVALEKSFLEQNQKPTSEEITMIADQLNMEKEVIRVWFCNRRQKEKRINPPSSGSMSSTPIKAIFPNPATLVPSTASLVTSNTPTTLTVNSVLPITSTAVTNTGFTGMRDTDTSAILQQLYAYYHGTTGIGSATNTASVISSTPVASSAVTSPSLSPSPTSLSTSATESVSTHETSTTTQASTAVSSPLGTNQVMVTASGLSAALQGAATQLPANAGLAAMAAAAGLNPGLMSSQFAPGGALLSLNPGTFGSALNPALLSNSTLIQALASGGSLPITSLDASGNLLFANANAGGNLVTAPLFLNPQNLSLLTSNPVSLVSAAAASSGTSAQALNLQVTSAVAESNQNVVTSAGGAAAASTITTASKAQ is encoded by the exons AATCAAGAATGAGTAATCCGTCAGAAACGAATAAACCTACGATGGAGAGTGGTGATGGGAGCACAG ATATATATACAACAGGATATGGTCCACTACAACATCTAATTTGCTGGGATGTCCTGGCTGCAGGCAGCAAACTTGCAA GTGCCCAGACAAATGGATTGGACTTTCAGAGACAGTCTGTGCAAACAAGTGCAATCACTAATGCACATGCACAGGCATTACTTCATCAG GTCCAGCTTGCAGGAGCAAGTTTACAGGCTGCTTCTCAGACAGTAAATTTCCag TCTAAAACAGAAGAATCTGCTGATTCTCAAGTCTCAAGTCAGCCTTCCACTCAGCACTCAGTACAGGGTGCTCTCCCACAGACTCCGCTCATGTTGGCAGGAGGACAGATCACTGGA CTAACCTTGACGCCCGCACAGCAGCAGTTGCTACTCCAACAAGCACAGGCTCAGCTGCTGGCAGCAGCAGTCCAACACTCTGCCAGTCAGCAACATAATGCCACCGGGGCAACCATCTCTGCATCTGCAGCTACTCCAATGACACACATACCCCTTTCACAGCCTATCCAAATAACACCA GACCTGCAGCAGCTTCAGCAGTTTCAGCAGCAAAACTTGAATCTGCAGCAGTTTGTGTTGGTGCAGCCGGGACACCCAATTGCAACCCAGTTGCAACCGGCTCAGTTCATTATATCACAGACGCCGCAGGGGCAGCAGA gtCTCCTGCAAGCTCAAAATCTTTTAACACAACTACCTCAACAAAGCCAAGCTAACCTCCTGCAGTCACAACCAAGCATCACCCTCACTGCACAG CCAGCTACGCCGACGCGCACAATAGCGGCGACACCCATTCAGCCACTTCCACAGAACCAGACGACACCAAAGCGCATAGACACTCCCAGTTTAGAGGAGCCCAGTGATCTGGAGGAGTTGGAGCAATTTGCTAAAACTTTCAAACAGAGGAGAATCAAACTGGGATTCACTCAG GGCGATGTTGGACTTGCTATGGGGAAACTGTATGGAAATGATTTTAGTCAAACAACAATCTCTCGCTTTGAAGCCTTGAATCTcagctttaaaaacatgtgcaagcTTAAACCCTTGCTTGAAAAGTGGCTAAATGATGcag AGAATTTGACATCTGACCAAGCTTTGTCCAGCCCAAGTGTCCTGAACTCCTCAGGAATGGGAATAGAGGGGCTGAATCGCAGGAGGAAGAAACGCACCAGCATTGAGACCAACATACGAGTGGCCTTAGAAAAGAGTTTTCTGGAG caGAACCAAAAGCCTACCTCTGAGGAGATCACAATGATAGCTGACCAGCTGAACATGGAGAAGGAGGTTATTCGTGTCTGGTTCTGTAATCGACGGCAAAAAGAGAAAAGAATCAATCCGCCTAGCAGTGGCAGCATGAGCAGCACTCCTATTAAAGCAATCTTCCCAAATCCTGCTACACTA GTGCCCAGCACTGCTAGCCTTGTGACCAGTAATACACCGACTACACTGACTGTAAACTCAGTTCTGCCTATAACAAGCACTGCTGTAACTAATACTGGCTTCACAGGTATGAGGGACACAGATACTTCTGCAATATTGCAACAACTTTATGCTTATTATCACG GCACAACAGGAATTGGGTCTGCCACTAACACAGCATCCGTGATCTCATCCACACCGGTCGCTTCCTCGGCTGTGACCTCACCTTCACTCAGCCCTTCCCCTACTTCATTATCTACGTCAGCCACAGAATCGGTCAGCACACATGAGACCAGTACCACCACACAAGCATCCACTGCCGTGTCTTCTCCATTGGGTACCAACCAGGTCATGGTGACAGCGTCTGGACTGTCAGCAGCCTTGCAAGGAGCAGCCACGCAGCTGCCTGCTAATGCAGGATTGGCAGctatggcagcagcagcaggacttAATCCTGGTCTGATGTCCTCTCAATTTGCACCAGG TGGTGCCTTATTAAGCCTCAATCCAGGAACATTTGGCAGTGCTTTAAACCCAGCATTGTTGAGCAACAGTACCCTTATTCAAG CTCTTGCATCTGGCGGGTCCCTTCCAATAACCTCTCTGGATGCCAGTGGAAATCTCTTGTTTGCCAATGCAAATGCAGGAGGTAACCTTGTGACTGCCCCATTGTTCCTTAACCCGCAAAACCTTTCTTTGCTCACCAGCAACCCAGTCAGCCTGGTTTCTGCGGCTGCTGCCTCTTCAGGCACTTCTGCACAGGCCCTGAACCTCCAGGTCACCTCAGCTGTAGCCGAATCAAACCAGAACGTTGTCACTTCTGCAGGCGGGGCGGCTGCTGCATCAACCATCACTACCGCCTCCAAGGCCCAATAA
- the LOC121320864 gene encoding POU domain, class 2, transcription factor 1-like isoform X13, which yields MEEQRVKMRVQEQTSFESAQQDDMQESRMSNPSETNKPTMESGDGSTDIYTTGYGPLQHLICWDVLAAGSKLASAQTNGLDFQRQSVQTSAITNAHAQALLHQLTLTPAQQQLLLQQAQAQLLAAAVQHSASQQHNATGATISASAATPMTHIPLSQPIQITPDLQQLQQFQQQNLNLQQFVLVQPGHPIATQLQPAQFIISQTPQGQQSLLQAQNLLTQLPQQSQANLLQSQPSITLTAQPATPTRTIAATPIQPLPQNQTTPKRIDTPSLEEPSDLEELEQFAKTFKQRRIKLGFTQGDVGLAMGKLYGNDFSQTTISRFEALNLSFKNMCKLKPLLEKWLNDAENLTSDQALSSPSVLNSSGMGIEGLNRRRKKRTSIETNIRVALEKSFLEQNQKPTSEEITMIADQLNMEKEVIRVWFCNRRQKEKRINPPSSGSMSSTPIKAIFPNPATLVPSTASLVTSNTPTTLTVNSVLPITSTAVTNTGFTGTTGIGSATNTASVISSTPVASSAVTSPSLSPSPTSLSTSATESVSTHETSTTTQASTAVSSPLGTNQVMVTASGLSAALQGAATQLPANAGLAAMAAAAGLNPGLMSSQFAPGGALLSLNPGTFGSALNPALLSNSTLIQALASGGSLPITSLDASGNLLFANANAGGNLVTAPLFLNPQNLSLLTSNPVSLVSAAAASSGTSAQALNLQVTSAVAESNQNVVTSAGGAAAASTITTASKAQ from the exons acttcTTTTGAAAGTGCACAGCAAGATGACATGCAAG AATCAAGAATGAGTAATCCGTCAGAAACGAATAAACCTACGATGGAGAGTGGTGATGGGAGCACAG ATATATATACAACAGGATATGGTCCACTACAACATCTAATTTGCTGGGATGTCCTGGCTGCAGGCAGCAAACTTGCAA GTGCCCAGACAAATGGATTGGACTTTCAGAGACAGTCTGTGCAAACAAGTGCAATCACTAATGCACATGCACAGGCATTACTTCATCAG CTAACCTTGACGCCCGCACAGCAGCAGTTGCTACTCCAACAAGCACAGGCTCAGCTGCTGGCAGCAGCAGTCCAACACTCTGCCAGTCAGCAACATAATGCCACCGGGGCAACCATCTCTGCATCTGCAGCTACTCCAATGACACACATACCCCTTTCACAGCCTATCCAAATAACACCA GACCTGCAGCAGCTTCAGCAGTTTCAGCAGCAAAACTTGAATCTGCAGCAGTTTGTGTTGGTGCAGCCGGGACACCCAATTGCAACCCAGTTGCAACCGGCTCAGTTCATTATATCACAGACGCCGCAGGGGCAGCAGA gtCTCCTGCAAGCTCAAAATCTTTTAACACAACTACCTCAACAAAGCCAAGCTAACCTCCTGCAGTCACAACCAAGCATCACCCTCACTGCACAG CCAGCTACGCCGACGCGCACAATAGCGGCGACACCCATTCAGCCACTTCCACAGAACCAGACGACACCAAAGCGCATAGACACTCCCAGTTTAGAGGAGCCCAGTGATCTGGAGGAGTTGGAGCAATTTGCTAAAACTTTCAAACAGAGGAGAATCAAACTGGGATTCACTCAG GGCGATGTTGGACTTGCTATGGGGAAACTGTATGGAAATGATTTTAGTCAAACAACAATCTCTCGCTTTGAAGCCTTGAATCTcagctttaaaaacatgtgcaagcTTAAACCCTTGCTTGAAAAGTGGCTAAATGATGcag AGAATTTGACATCTGACCAAGCTTTGTCCAGCCCAAGTGTCCTGAACTCCTCAGGAATGGGAATAGAGGGGCTGAATCGCAGGAGGAAGAAACGCACCAGCATTGAGACCAACATACGAGTGGCCTTAGAAAAGAGTTTTCTGGAG caGAACCAAAAGCCTACCTCTGAGGAGATCACAATGATAGCTGACCAGCTGAACATGGAGAAGGAGGTTATTCGTGTCTGGTTCTGTAATCGACGGCAAAAAGAGAAAAGAATCAATCCGCCTAGCAGTGGCAGCATGAGCAGCACTCCTATTAAAGCAATCTTCCCAAATCCTGCTACACTA GTGCCCAGCACTGCTAGCCTTGTGACCAGTAATACACCGACTACACTGACTGTAAACTCAGTTCTGCCTATAACAAGCACTGCTGTAACTAATACTGGCTTCACAG GCACAACAGGAATTGGGTCTGCCACTAACACAGCATCCGTGATCTCATCCACACCGGTCGCTTCCTCGGCTGTGACCTCACCTTCACTCAGCCCTTCCCCTACTTCATTATCTACGTCAGCCACAGAATCGGTCAGCACACATGAGACCAGTACCACCACACAAGCATCCACTGCCGTGTCTTCTCCATTGGGTACCAACCAGGTCATGGTGACAGCGTCTGGACTGTCAGCAGCCTTGCAAGGAGCAGCCACGCAGCTGCCTGCTAATGCAGGATTGGCAGctatggcagcagcagcaggacttAATCCTGGTCTGATGTCCTCTCAATTTGCACCAGG TGGTGCCTTATTAAGCCTCAATCCAGGAACATTTGGCAGTGCTTTAAACCCAGCATTGTTGAGCAACAGTACCCTTATTCAAG CTCTTGCATCTGGCGGGTCCCTTCCAATAACCTCTCTGGATGCCAGTGGAAATCTCTTGTTTGCCAATGCAAATGCAGGAGGTAACCTTGTGACTGCCCCATTGTTCCTTAACCCGCAAAACCTTTCTTTGCTCACCAGCAACCCAGTCAGCCTGGTTTCTGCGGCTGCTGCCTCTTCAGGCACTTCTGCACAGGCCCTGAACCTCCAGGTCACCTCAGCTGTAGCCGAATCAAACCAGAACGTTGTCACTTCTGCAGGCGGGGCGGCTGCTGCATCAACCATCACTACCGCCTCCAAGGCCCAATAA
- the LOC121320864 gene encoding POU domain, class 2, transcription factor 1-like isoform X9, with amino-acid sequence MADGGAASQDESSGAESRMSNPSETNKPTMESGDGSTGAQTNGLDFQRQSVQTSAITNAHAQALLHQVQLAGASLQAASQTVNFQSKTEESADSQVSSQPSTQHSVQGALPQTPLMLAGGQITGLTLTPAQQQLLLQQAQAQLLAAAVQHSASQQHNATGATISASAATPMTHIPLSQPIQITPDLQQLQQFQQQNLNLQQFVLVQPGHPIATQLQPAQFIISQTPQGQQSLLQAQNLLTQLPQQSQANLLQSQPSITLTAQPATPTRTIAATPIQPLPQNQTTPKRIDTPSLEEPSDLEELEQFAKTFKQRRIKLGFTQGDVGLAMGKLYGNDFSQTTISRFEALNLSFKNMCKLKPLLEKWLNDAENLTSDQALSSPSVLNSSGMGIEGLNRRRKKRTSIETNIRVALEKSFLEQNQKPTSEEITMIADQLNMEKEVIRVWFCNRRQKEKRINPPSSGSMSSTPIKAIFPNPATLVPSTASLVTSNTPTTLTVNSVLPITSTAVTNTGFTGMRDTDTSAILQQLYAYYHGTTGIGSATNTASVISSTPVASSAVTSPSLSPSPTSLSTSATESVSTHETSTTTQASTAVSSPLGTNQVMVTASGLSAALQGAATQLPANAGLAAMAAAAGLNPGLMSSQFAPGGALLSLNPGTFGSALNPALLSNSTLIQALASGGSLPITSLDASGNLLFANANAGGNLVTAPLFLNPQNLSLLTSNPVSLVSAAAASSGTSAQALNLQVTSAVAESNQNVVTSAGGAAAASTITTASKAQ; translated from the exons AATCAAGAATGAGTAATCCGTCAGAAACGAATAAACCTACGATGGAGAGTGGTGATGGGAGCACAG GTGCCCAGACAAATGGATTGGACTTTCAGAGACAGTCTGTGCAAACAAGTGCAATCACTAATGCACATGCACAGGCATTACTTCATCAG GTCCAGCTTGCAGGAGCAAGTTTACAGGCTGCTTCTCAGACAGTAAATTTCCag TCTAAAACAGAAGAATCTGCTGATTCTCAAGTCTCAAGTCAGCCTTCCACTCAGCACTCAGTACAGGGTGCTCTCCCACAGACTCCGCTCATGTTGGCAGGAGGACAGATCACTGGA CTAACCTTGACGCCCGCACAGCAGCAGTTGCTACTCCAACAAGCACAGGCTCAGCTGCTGGCAGCAGCAGTCCAACACTCTGCCAGTCAGCAACATAATGCCACCGGGGCAACCATCTCTGCATCTGCAGCTACTCCAATGACACACATACCCCTTTCACAGCCTATCCAAATAACACCA GACCTGCAGCAGCTTCAGCAGTTTCAGCAGCAAAACTTGAATCTGCAGCAGTTTGTGTTGGTGCAGCCGGGACACCCAATTGCAACCCAGTTGCAACCGGCTCAGTTCATTATATCACAGACGCCGCAGGGGCAGCAGA gtCTCCTGCAAGCTCAAAATCTTTTAACACAACTACCTCAACAAAGCCAAGCTAACCTCCTGCAGTCACAACCAAGCATCACCCTCACTGCACAG CCAGCTACGCCGACGCGCACAATAGCGGCGACACCCATTCAGCCACTTCCACAGAACCAGACGACACCAAAGCGCATAGACACTCCCAGTTTAGAGGAGCCCAGTGATCTGGAGGAGTTGGAGCAATTTGCTAAAACTTTCAAACAGAGGAGAATCAAACTGGGATTCACTCAG GGCGATGTTGGACTTGCTATGGGGAAACTGTATGGAAATGATTTTAGTCAAACAACAATCTCTCGCTTTGAAGCCTTGAATCTcagctttaaaaacatgtgcaagcTTAAACCCTTGCTTGAAAAGTGGCTAAATGATGcag AGAATTTGACATCTGACCAAGCTTTGTCCAGCCCAAGTGTCCTGAACTCCTCAGGAATGGGAATAGAGGGGCTGAATCGCAGGAGGAAGAAACGCACCAGCATTGAGACCAACATACGAGTGGCCTTAGAAAAGAGTTTTCTGGAG caGAACCAAAAGCCTACCTCTGAGGAGATCACAATGATAGCTGACCAGCTGAACATGGAGAAGGAGGTTATTCGTGTCTGGTTCTGTAATCGACGGCAAAAAGAGAAAAGAATCAATCCGCCTAGCAGTGGCAGCATGAGCAGCACTCCTATTAAAGCAATCTTCCCAAATCCTGCTACACTA GTGCCCAGCACTGCTAGCCTTGTGACCAGTAATACACCGACTACACTGACTGTAAACTCAGTTCTGCCTATAACAAGCACTGCTGTAACTAATACTGGCTTCACAGGTATGAGGGACACAGATACTTCTGCAATATTGCAACAACTTTATGCTTATTATCACG GCACAACAGGAATTGGGTCTGCCACTAACACAGCATCCGTGATCTCATCCACACCGGTCGCTTCCTCGGCTGTGACCTCACCTTCACTCAGCCCTTCCCCTACTTCATTATCTACGTCAGCCACAGAATCGGTCAGCACACATGAGACCAGTACCACCACACAAGCATCCACTGCCGTGTCTTCTCCATTGGGTACCAACCAGGTCATGGTGACAGCGTCTGGACTGTCAGCAGCCTTGCAAGGAGCAGCCACGCAGCTGCCTGCTAATGCAGGATTGGCAGctatggcagcagcagcaggacttAATCCTGGTCTGATGTCCTCTCAATTTGCACCAGG TGGTGCCTTATTAAGCCTCAATCCAGGAACATTTGGCAGTGCTTTAAACCCAGCATTGTTGAGCAACAGTACCCTTATTCAAG CTCTTGCATCTGGCGGGTCCCTTCCAATAACCTCTCTGGATGCCAGTGGAAATCTCTTGTTTGCCAATGCAAATGCAGGAGGTAACCTTGTGACTGCCCCATTGTTCCTTAACCCGCAAAACCTTTCTTTGCTCACCAGCAACCCAGTCAGCCTGGTTTCTGCGGCTGCTGCCTCTTCAGGCACTTCTGCACAGGCCCTGAACCTCCAGGTCACCTCAGCTGTAGCCGAATCAAACCAGAACGTTGTCACTTCTGCAGGCGGGGCGGCTGCTGCATCAACCATCACTACCGCCTCCAAGGCCCAATAA